The proteins below are encoded in one region of Neoasaia chiangmaiensis:
- a CDS encoding LysR family transcriptional regulator encodes MRRDEIADLAAFVVVAEEGSFTKAARRLGIAQSGLSQIVRRTEERLGMRLLSRTTRSVAPTEAGERLLATLGPMLHDLDAAVASLGDLRDRPSGTIRVTTVEHAAKTILLPGVKQLLRDNPDIRVDVTIDYGLADVVADRFDAGIRLGGEIAKDMIAVRISPDIPMAIVGSPDYFRTHPVPTSPARLVEHKAVNLRLPTSQTVNGWRLMRGGRETRVRLEGQMTLNTIDLIRDAALDGHGLAYLPRDMVQADIDTGHLIHVLGKFTPDLPGYHLYYPNRRNASAAFKLFVEAVRYAG; translated from the coding sequence ATGAGGCGGGATGAAATCGCCGATCTGGCAGCTTTCGTCGTGGTGGCCGAGGAAGGCAGCTTCACCAAGGCGGCCCGTCGTCTTGGCATTGCACAGTCCGGTCTGAGCCAGATCGTGCGGCGGACGGAAGAACGGCTGGGCATGCGCCTGCTGTCACGCACCACCCGCAGCGTGGCACCGACGGAAGCGGGCGAGCGGCTGCTCGCGACGCTCGGCCCGATGCTGCATGATCTGGACGCGGCGGTGGCCTCTCTGGGTGATTTGCGGGACCGTCCATCGGGCACCATCCGGGTGACGACCGTGGAACATGCGGCGAAAACCATTCTCCTTCCCGGCGTGAAGCAGCTTCTGCGAGACAATCCCGATATCCGCGTGGACGTGACCATCGATTACGGACTGGCGGATGTGGTGGCAGATCGCTTCGACGCTGGCATCCGGTTGGGCGGCGAGATTGCGAAAGACATGATTGCCGTGCGAATTAGTCCGGATATCCCCATGGCCATTGTCGGATCACCGGACTATTTCCGCACCCACCCGGTGCCAACCTCTCCAGCACGGCTTGTCGAGCATAAGGCGGTGAATCTGCGGCTGCCGACATCGCAGACCGTCAATGGCTGGCGTCTGATGCGCGGTGGGCGGGAAACGCGGGTGCGGCTGGAGGGGCAGATGACGCTCAATACCATCGACCTTATCCGCGATGCCGCCCTGGACGGGCATGGGCTGGCTTACCTGCCACGGGATATGGTGCAGGCGGATATCGACACCGGGCATCTGATCCATGTCCTGGGGAAATTCACCCCAGATCTTCCCGGTTACCATCTTTATTATCCGAACCGGCGGAACGCGTCGGCGGCGTTCAAGCTGTTCGTGGAGGCCGTGCGCTATGCCGGATAA
- a CDS encoding glycoside hydrolase family 15 protein: protein MRSYDISALAEPFTPSGPCDGFWLIEDYAALGDGRSVALVAPDGSVDWWCVPNLDSPPLFERMMHRAGGFFQLRPVESFTVRRHYHPDSNVMESVVTTASGKARITESLNSSLAGRLPWTEFGRRVEGIRGHVKFALRLRLGTRGGRVSPWIQPNPNGAIFHIGSVLALLRRSDDVRILHEVDQSVEAEFTVKEGSHTLVAIQAADDEPLGIPLLTEIDERIETSDHAWREWAADVRYEGPYQSVVRRSALALKLLLYSSSGAIAAAATSSLPERIGGCKNWDYRYAWIRDAAYVTAAFLRIGAMPEAKAAFAWLMHRLNQHGPLVMYALSGEPVNDQVMLEEIEGYRHSTPVVIGNRASLQHQHGIYGDIFETASLFVSDGNILDQKSAKLLADLADRCADRWHEKDAGIWELTDRQHYTMSKISCWQALNRACALAERGHIAKDCLPRWQREAQRIVEWINENCWSETRQAYTFYPGTDKLDASLALAVPFGFDGKARMLSTLQAIRSELGRGPFLYRYSGMAEEEGAFLACTCWMVEGLTLLGHRKEAEKLFEDFLGALPKNCGIIAEMIDPATGQYLGNTPQGLSHLGIIQAACALAGRFQQTFNK, encoded by the coding sequence ATGCGTTCCTACGATATCTCCGCATTGGCCGAACCGTTCACGCCATCCGGCCCATGCGACGGCTTCTGGCTCATCGAGGATTACGCTGCCCTGGGAGACGGCCGGTCTGTCGCACTGGTCGCGCCCGATGGCAGCGTGGACTGGTGGTGCGTACCAAATCTGGATTCGCCCCCACTCTTCGAGCGGATGATGCATCGTGCCGGCGGTTTCTTTCAGCTCCGGCCCGTCGAGTCCTTTACCGTTCGCCGTCACTATCATCCAGACAGCAACGTGATGGAAAGCGTCGTGACGACGGCAAGCGGCAAGGCGCGGATCACCGAGTCACTCAACAGCAGTCTGGCCGGTCGCCTGCCCTGGACCGAGTTCGGTCGTCGGGTCGAAGGCATCAGGGGCCATGTGAAATTCGCACTGCGCCTGCGCCTCGGCACGCGCGGCGGTCGCGTCTCACCCTGGATCCAGCCAAACCCCAACGGCGCGATTTTCCATATCGGTTCCGTGCTCGCGCTCCTGCGCCGGAGCGATGACGTGCGGATCCTGCACGAAGTCGATCAGTCGGTCGAAGCCGAGTTCACCGTGAAGGAAGGCAGCCATACGCTCGTCGCCATTCAGGCGGCCGATGACGAACCGCTGGGCATCCCGCTCCTGACGGAGATCGACGAACGCATCGAAACCAGCGACCATGCGTGGCGCGAATGGGCCGCCGATGTGCGCTACGAAGGCCCTTATCAAAGCGTCGTCCGTCGCAGCGCCCTTGCACTGAAACTTCTGCTGTATTCATCAAGCGGCGCAATCGCCGCCGCCGCGACAAGTTCCCTGCCCGAGCGCATCGGCGGCTGCAAGAACTGGGATTATCGCTACGCCTGGATACGCGACGCCGCCTATGTCACGGCGGCATTCCTGCGGATCGGCGCGATGCCGGAGGCCAAGGCCGCCTTTGCGTGGCTGATGCACCGGCTGAACCAGCATGGCCCCCTGGTGATGTACGCACTTTCCGGCGAGCCGGTGAACGATCAGGTCATGCTGGAGGAGATCGAAGGTTACCGTCATTCCACCCCCGTCGTCATTGGCAACCGTGCCAGCCTTCAGCATCAGCACGGCATCTATGGCGATATCTTCGAGACGGCATCGCTGTTCGTCTCCGACGGCAATATCCTGGACCAAAAGAGCGCCAAGCTGCTGGCCGATCTGGCAGACCGTTGCGCCGATCGCTGGCACGAGAAAGATGCCGGAATCTGGGAACTGACGGACCGCCAGCACTACACGATGTCCAAGATCAGCTGCTGGCAGGCGCTGAACCGGGCCTGCGCCCTGGCAGAGAGGGGCCATATCGCAAAGGACTGCCTGCCACGCTGGCAACGCGAAGCGCAGCGCATCGTGGAATGGATCAATGAGAACTGCTGGTCCGAGACACGACAGGCCTACACGTTCTACCCCGGCACCGACAAGCTGGATGCGTCCCTCGCACTGGCCGTACCGTTCGGGTTCGACGGCAAGGCGCGCATGCTCTCGACCCTCCAGGCCATCCGCAGCGAACTGGGGCGCGGTCCTTTCCTCTATCGCTACAGCGGTATGGCGGAGGAAGAAGGTGCCTTCCTGGCCTGCACCTGCTGGATGGTCGAAGGGCTGACCCTCCTGGGGCACCGAAAGGAGGCCGAGAAGCTCTTTGAAGACTTCCTCGGCGCGCTCCCAAAGAACTGCGGCATTATCGCGGAGATGATCGACCCCGCCACAGGACAGTATCTCGGCAACACGCCGCAGGGCCTGAGCCATCTGGGCATCATCCAAGCCGCCTGCGCGCTCGCCGGGCGCTTCCAGCAGACGTTCAACAAATAA
- a CDS encoding cation diffusion facilitator family transporter, whose amino-acid sequence MRPDGKLRLGWWSLAVSLLVLGLKYLAWRVSGSAALLSDAIETIINVAAAIGALWALTVASRPPDENHNYGHEKAEYLSAVMEGVLVILTAIGIAVVAWQDWWTPTPLLAPWRGVALNALGGLVNLGWGLALVRAGRQRRSPALTANGRHVISDVWTTVALVIGVSLIPITGYLRLDAIISGLVAVNVLRVGFEMTRRSIAGLMDEAPGSEMMQAARAVISETAEGALEAHDLRFRSAGSISFIDFHLVVPGEMRVQDAHVICDRIEHALRRHFGRAVIHIHVEPEDKAKQTGVPVVP is encoded by the coding sequence ATGCGACCGGACGGGAAGCTGCGTCTGGGCTGGTGGTCGCTTGCCGTCAGCCTGCTGGTTCTGGGCCTGAAATATCTTGCCTGGCGGGTGAGTGGCAGCGCCGCGTTACTGTCGGATGCGATTGAGACGATCATCAACGTGGCGGCGGCGATCGGTGCCTTGTGGGCGCTGACGGTCGCGTCCCGGCCGCCGGACGAAAATCACAATTACGGGCATGAGAAGGCGGAGTATCTGTCCGCCGTCATGGAGGGGGTGCTGGTCATTCTGACGGCGATCGGCATTGCCGTCGTCGCCTGGCAGGACTGGTGGACGCCGACGCCGCTGCTGGCGCCGTGGCGGGGTGTGGCGCTTAACGCGCTGGGTGGCCTGGTCAATCTGGGCTGGGGGCTGGCACTGGTGCGGGCGGGTCGCCAGCGGCGTTCGCCGGCATTGACGGCCAATGGCCGTCACGTGATTTCGGATGTCTGGACGACGGTTGCGCTGGTGATCGGCGTCTCGCTGATTCCGATTACCGGGTATTTGCGGCTGGATGCCATCATTTCCGGCCTGGTGGCTGTCAACGTGCTGCGCGTGGGCTTCGAGATGACGCGTCGTTCGATTGCCGGGCTGATGGATGAAGCGCCGGGATCGGAGATGATGCAGGCGGCGAGGGCGGTGATTTCCGAGACGGCCGAGGGCGCTCTTGAGGCGCATGACCTGCGTTTCCGCAGCGCGGGGAGCATCAGCTTTATCGATTTCCATCTTGTGGTGCCGGGGGAGATGCGGGTTCAGGATGCGCATGTCATCTGTGACCGGATCGAGCATGCGCTACGGCGGCATTTCGGACGTGCCGTCATCCATATTCATGTCGAGCCGGAAGACAAGGCCAAGCAGACGGGTGTGCCTGTCGTACCATAA
- a CDS encoding arsenic transporter — protein MMLHHEAIWTIAVLATAGVIIRPFRVPEWVWAVTGAALLMLTGLIPFSMAGAGILKGDDVYLFLIGMMLLSETAQANGLFEWIAAWAVDHAAGSMVKLFTLVYLAGVLVTTFMSNDATAVVLTPAVLAVANRARADPLPLLFACALIANAASFVLPVSNPANLVLYDGALPALGSWMVSFALPSLMAIVMTYLVLRVTERKHLSQRCASQVDVTPLTRGGKAAFGGIVLTATLLMMFSALDRPLGLPTALAGIATALGVSALARRSPFALARNISWGILPLVAGLFVLVAAIDSTGLVGHVSQLLKEAARTDPATAAFGSGTLLAFVSNIMNNLPAGLIASEAVAQAHAPQLMVDSLLIGVDLGPNLSVTGSLATILWLQVIRRGREDVGFLQFLKVGALAMPAALFTALGARLLIG, from the coding sequence ATGATGCTCCATCATGAGGCGATCTGGACGATCGCGGTTCTGGCAACGGCGGGCGTCATCATCCGGCCGTTCCGGGTCCCGGAGTGGGTGTGGGCAGTGACAGGGGCGGCGCTCCTCATGCTGACAGGACTGATTCCGTTCTCCATGGCCGGGGCAGGTATTCTAAAGGGTGACGATGTCTATCTGTTTCTGATTGGTATGATGCTGCTCAGCGAGACCGCCCAGGCAAACGGCCTGTTTGAATGGATAGCGGCCTGGGCGGTCGATCATGCCGCAGGTTCGATGGTGAAATTGTTCACACTCGTCTATCTGGCGGGTGTCCTGGTGACGACCTTCATGTCCAACGATGCGACGGCTGTCGTGTTAACCCCGGCGGTGCTGGCAGTGGCGAACAGGGCCAGGGCCGATCCGCTTCCGTTGCTGTTCGCATGTGCGCTCATTGCCAATGCCGCCAGTTTCGTCCTGCCGGTCTCAAACCCGGCAAATCTGGTGCTGTATGACGGTGCGCTTCCTGCTCTCGGGTCGTGGATGGTGTCGTTCGCGCTGCCGTCGCTCATGGCAATTGTCATGACCTATCTGGTCTTGCGCGTCACTGAACGAAAACACCTGAGCCAGCGATGTGCGTCTCAGGTTGACGTGACGCCGTTGACGCGAGGTGGCAAGGCAGCCTTCGGAGGAATCGTGCTGACAGCGACCCTGCTTATGATGTTCTCCGCGCTCGATCGGCCTCTCGGATTGCCGACGGCGCTTGCTGGCATTGCGACAGCTCTGGGAGTGTCCGCGTTGGCGCGACGGTCGCCATTTGCACTCGCGCGCAATATTTCATGGGGCATTCTCCCGCTCGTGGCGGGGTTGTTCGTTCTGGTCGCGGCGATCGATAGTACCGGACTGGTCGGACATGTTTCCCAATTGCTTAAGGAGGCGGCAAGGACCGATCCTGCGACTGCCGCTTTCGGGTCTGGCACCCTTCTGGCCTTCGTCTCGAACATCATGAATAACCTGCCAGCCGGATTGATCGCCAGTGAGGCAGTCGCTCAGGCTCATGCGCCGCAGCTGATGGTTGATAGCCTGCTGATAGGCGTGGATCTTGGCCCCAATCTTTCCGTGACAGGGTCTTTGGCCACAATCCTCTGGCTCCAGGTTATCCGCCGCGGACGCGAAGATGTCGGGTTCCTGCAATTTCTGAAGGTGGGCGCCCTTGCCATGCCTGCTGCGCTGTTCACCGCTCTTGGCGCGCGACTATTGATCGGATGA
- a CDS encoding DUF3761 domain-containing protein produces the protein MLNVTCNRAAPSGASAKCDDGSYSFSLHHRGICLHHCRVVQRL, from the coding sequence ATTCTAAACGTAACCTGCAACCGCGCCGCACCGTCTGGCGCGTCGGCGAAGTGTGACGACGGGTCGTATTCTTTCAGCCTGCACCATCGAGGTATCTGCTTGCACCATTGCAGGGTTGTGCAGCGGTTGTGA
- a CDS encoding tyrosine-type recombinase/integrase, translated as MRAAPYAGNPVDQLQQKHVRALVAKESPSPATANRVLRLLHQLCHHAIELGWIDTDPTNGVRRIAAKSKGIHPWTDSEIASYESHWATGTRPRIALALLLFTGQRRSDVVRMGPSDVWHGGRVHQQKTGAALIIPLHEDLKREIDAAPAGKTFLMTDRGQPYSVNGFYNSFVNWAKEAG; from the coding sequence ATGCGGGCCGCACCCTACGCGGGGAATCCCGTAGACCAGCTTCAGCAAAAGCATGTGCGCGCTCTGGTGGCCAAGGAGTCCCCGTCGCCCGCGACCGCAAATAGGGTGCTTCGCCTTCTGCACCAGCTTTGCCATCATGCGATTGAACTGGGGTGGATCGACACAGACCCGACGAACGGTGTCCGGCGTATCGCCGCCAAGAGCAAAGGCATCCACCCTTGGACAGATAGTGAAATCGCTTCCTACGAGTCGCACTGGGCGACCGGGACTCGTCCAAGGATTGCCCTGGCACTCCTTCTTTTCACCGGTCAGAGGCGCTCAGACGTGGTGCGCATGGGGCCATCGGACGTTTGGCATGGCGGTCGCGTCCATCAGCAGAAGACCGGGGCGGCGCTCATAATCCCCCTTCATGAAGATCTGAAGCGAGAGATTGATGCAGCACCAGCGGGAAAGACGTTCCTCATGACGGACCGTGGGCAGCCCTATTCGGTCAACGGCTTTTATAACTCATTCGTGAATTGGGCCAAGGAAGCGGGATAG
- a CDS encoding LLM class flavin-dependent oxidoreductase yields MTPFSILDLSLITEGGDVAGALRRSRDLAQHAEALGFDRYWVAEHHAMPGIASAATSVLMGYLAEGTRKIRIGAGGIMLPNHAPLVIAEQFGTLAALYPGRIDLGLGRAPGSDQVTARALRRRMDRQDDFPQDVLELLHYFEPPVPGQAVVATPGAGSDIPVWLLGSSLYSAQLAAAMGLPFAFASHFAPQMMDEAIALYRHRFQPSARLAQPHVMLSANIIAADTPAEAARLVTSLQMYFVALRRGRPRAFPAPVDPESLHWTDVERGLLDSVLSCCWAGDPTHIASSLRTFIARYRPDELLVAAPIYDHAARRHSIGLTAALREAL; encoded by the coding sequence ATGACACCGTTCTCGATCCTCGATCTCTCCCTTATCACGGAAGGCGGCGACGTGGCGGGCGCGCTGCGCCGTTCTCGCGATCTGGCGCAGCACGCCGAAGCGCTGGGTTTCGACCGCTACTGGGTGGCCGAGCATCATGCCATGCCGGGCATCGCCTCCGCTGCGACGTCCGTGCTGATGGGCTATCTGGCCGAGGGGACGCGGAAGATCCGGATCGGCGCAGGTGGCATCATGCTGCCGAACCATGCGCCGCTGGTCATTGCCGAGCAGTTCGGCACGCTGGCCGCCCTCTATCCCGGTCGCATCGATCTGGGTCTGGGGCGCGCGCCGGGAAGCGATCAGGTCACCGCCCGCGCCTTGCGTCGCCGTATGGATCGACAGGACGACTTTCCGCAGGATGTTCTGGAGCTGCTGCATTATTTCGAGCCGCCCGTGCCGGGGCAGGCTGTCGTGGCCACGCCCGGCGCCGGATCGGATATTCCGGTCTGGCTGCTGGGCTCGTCGCTCTATTCGGCGCAACTGGCGGCGGCGATGGGCCTGCCTTTCGCGTTTGCCTCGCATTTCGCGCCGCAGATGATGGATGAGGCGATTGCGCTTTATCGCCATCGCTTCCAGCCCTCGGCGCGCCTTGCGCAGCCGCATGTCATGCTCAGCGCCAATATCATCGCCGCCGATACGCCAGCGGAGGCTGCACGGCTGGTCACGTCGTTGCAGATGTATTTCGTTGCCTTGCGGCGGGGCCGCCCACGCGCTTTTCCGGCGCCGGTCGATCCGGAAAGCCTGCACTGGACGGATGTGGAGCGCGGCCTTCTGGATAGCGTTCTGTCATGCTGCTGGGCAGGCGATCCGACCCATATCGCGTCGTCGCTGCGAACGTTCATTGCGCGCTACAGGCCTGACGAACTGCTGGTTGCCGCGCCGATCTACGATCATGCCGCCCGCCGGCATTCGATCGGCCTGACGGCGGCGTTGCGTGAGGCGTTGTAG
- a CDS encoding MFS transporter yields the protein MTPNSFAAVGADNSIGVPSLNRALFALCALNFFMADVQAGVGPFLGVFLQRHDWQTGPIGTVMTVGGIAGMIATIPAGAFIDQTRKKRLLVIVAALCTISASILLLTSQSVAVVTVSQLATAVAGAGIGPLMTGITLGIVRQKGFNAQIGRNQAWNHAGNMVGAGLSGWLGWRFGLSAIFCLEVVFGLFAMSAVLLVPERSIDHRAARGLGDEQARDDGRAEGLKSFLRHRPLLVLAVCLCFFHLGNAAMLPLYGMAVVSAGKGNPAMFTALTVVVAQAVMIVVSLLAMRFIRARGHWIVLLLSFAALPLRGLVAGSFIQHWGVWPVQILDGIGAGLQSVAVPGLVARLLDGTGRINVGQGVVMTAQGIGASLSPALGGWLAEDLGYPFAFYTLGCFAVVSLGLWIGSASTVRSAGHVPA from the coding sequence ATGACACCGAATTCCTTTGCCGCTGTTGGTGCTGATAACAGTATTGGCGTTCCGAGCCTCAATCGGGCGTTGTTCGCCCTATGCGCACTCAACTTCTTCATGGCGGATGTTCAAGCGGGCGTCGGACCCTTCCTGGGCGTTTTCCTACAGCGGCATGACTGGCAGACAGGGCCGATCGGTACCGTAATGACGGTCGGCGGAATTGCCGGAATGATCGCCACGATCCCGGCGGGTGCGTTCATTGACCAGACAAGGAAAAAGCGGCTACTCGTCATCGTGGCGGCGCTGTGCACCATCTCCGCTTCAATTCTGTTGCTGACTTCACAATCGGTGGCCGTTGTAACGGTCAGTCAGCTCGCAACTGCTGTGGCAGGTGCTGGAATCGGGCCGCTGATGACGGGCATAACGCTCGGGATCGTGCGCCAGAAAGGCTTTAATGCACAGATAGGGCGTAATCAGGCGTGGAACCATGCGGGCAACATGGTGGGGGCAGGACTTTCCGGTTGGCTGGGGTGGCGGTTCGGTCTGTCAGCGATTTTCTGCCTCGAAGTCGTATTCGGCCTGTTCGCCATGTCCGCTGTTCTTCTGGTTCCGGAAAGATCCATCGATCACAGGGCCGCGCGTGGACTGGGAGACGAACAGGCTCGTGATGACGGCAGGGCCGAAGGGTTAAAGTCATTTCTGCGACACAGACCCCTGCTCGTCCTGGCAGTCTGTCTATGCTTTTTCCATCTCGGCAACGCAGCGATGTTGCCGTTGTATGGCATGGCGGTCGTTAGCGCTGGCAAAGGCAATCCGGCCATGTTCACCGCGCTGACCGTGGTGGTCGCTCAAGCTGTGATGATCGTCGTTAGTCTTCTGGCCATGCGCTTCATCAGAGCGCGCGGCCACTGGATCGTTCTGCTCTTGTCGTTTGCCGCCCTGCCGTTGCGTGGCCTGGTCGCGGGAAGCTTCATCCAGCATTGGGGCGTGTGGCCGGTGCAGATCCTCGATGGTATCGGCGCAGGACTCCAGAGTGTTGCCGTGCCTGGCCTGGTGGCACGTCTTCTGGACGGAACCGGGAGGATCAATGTCGGCCAGGGTGTCGTCATGACCGCGCAAGGAATTGGAGCGAGCCTTTCTCCTGCGCTGGGAGGGTGGCTCGCCGAGGATCTGGGATACCCGTTCGCCTTCTATACTTTAGGCTGCTTTGCCGTCGTGTCGCTGGGGCTGTGGATAGGCTCGGCATCGACCGTGCGTTCCGCCGGACATGTGCCTGCATGA
- a CDS encoding chloride channel protein, with translation MRPSTALRQSNRIQYLRRSARVTTTQWRRTLTYWLGAILVGIVAVGFAEAADWAARARSRMVHWDPWIMVVVIPGGLALSTWLTRRFFRGAQGSGIPQTIATLHIDNFGVVDRVLSLRTAFGKILLTTFGLLCGASIGREGPTVQIGASIMHAFSRLLGHSNVTAKRGAILAGGAAGVSAAFNTPLAGIVFAIEELSHSFEQRTSGTMLTGVVLSGVTAIALVGNYTYFGHTDVDVPIGISWIAVLTCGIVGGLAGGSFSAILIRASKGIPGALGRFIMQRPVAFAASCGLVLAVLGLVSHGATYGTGYAQARAIIDGSEHYPASFFILKFLATIVSYCSGIPGGLFAPSLAIGAGIGGWIEQFLPHTTPGAVVLLGMVAYFSAVVQAPLTATVIVMEMCDNQQVTLALMATSFLAFGVSRMICAHALYGALADRFMDTVDRAPVTRRPATESRGANATETLVGEVQGKPDAS, from the coding sequence ATGAGACCGAGCACCGCGTTGCGGCAGAGCAATCGCATTCAGTATCTTCGTCGGTCGGCCCGTGTCACGACCACGCAGTGGCGACGCACGTTGACCTACTGGCTCGGTGCGATTCTGGTGGGGATTGTCGCCGTCGGCTTTGCCGAGGCTGCCGACTGGGCTGCGCGCGCGCGGTCGCGCATGGTGCATTGGGACCCGTGGATCATGGTGGTGGTCATCCCGGGCGGGCTGGCGTTGTCCACCTGGCTGACGCGCCGGTTCTTCCGGGGGGCGCAGGGCAGTGGCATTCCCCAGACAATCGCGACGCTGCACATCGATAATTTCGGGGTGGTCGACAGGGTTCTGTCGCTGAGGACGGCTTTCGGCAAGATCCTGCTGACGACATTCGGCTTGCTGTGTGGCGCGTCCATCGGGCGTGAAGGTCCGACGGTGCAGATCGGCGCGTCCATCATGCATGCGTTTTCGCGCCTGCTGGGCCATTCGAATGTCACGGCCAAGCGCGGCGCCATTCTGGCCGGTGGCGCGGCGGGGGTCTCGGCGGCGTTCAACACGCCGCTGGCTGGCATCGTCTTCGCGATCGAGGAACTTTCCCACTCCTTCGAGCAGCGCACATCCGGCACGATGCTGACAGGCGTGGTGCTGTCGGGTGTCACCGCCATCGCGCTGGTCGGCAACTATACCTATTTCGGCCATACGGACGTCGATGTGCCGATCGGCATTTCATGGATCGCCGTGTTGACCTGCGGGATCGTCGGCGGTCTGGCCGGCGGATCGTTTTCCGCGATCCTCATTCGTGCCTCGAAAGGCATTCCGGGTGCCCTGGGCCGTTTCATCATGCAGCGTCCCGTTGCCTTCGCGGCGTCCTGCGGGTTGGTGCTGGCGGTTCTTGGCCTCGTCTCGCACGGGGCGACCTATGGCACCGGTTATGCCCAGGCCCGGGCGATCATCGATGGGTCGGAGCACTACCCGGCGTCCTTCTTCATCCTGAAATTTCTGGCGACCATCGTGTCGTACTGCTCCGGCATACCGGGCGGTCTGTTCGCGCCGTCCCTGGCCATCGGCGCGGGCATCGGCGGCTGGATCGAGCAGTTCCTGCCGCATACCACGCCCGGCGCGGTGGTGTTGCTCGGCATGGTCGCGTATTTCTCCGCCGTCGTGCAGGCGCCGTTGACCGCGACGGTGATCGTCATGGAGATGTGCGACAACCAGCAGGTGACGCTTGCGCTGATGGCGACGTCCTTCCTGGCGTTCGGCGTGTCACGGATGATCTGCGCGCATGCGCTGTATGGCGCGCTGGCCGATCGTTTCATGGATACCGTGGATCGCGCGCCGGTCACGCGCCGGCCCGCGACGGAGAGCCGTGGCGCGAATGCGACCGAGACGCTTGTCGGTGAGGTTCAGGGCAAGCCCGACGCTTCCTGA
- a CDS encoding exo-beta-N-acetylmuramidase NamZ family protein — protein MPDAAPLPNRRRFLAGSSATGLATLLPGAAEAAQKGVLTGFDLARRQGFPMLRHGPFGLIANPTSVDATGVHIADILHETAGVPLAAMFGPEHGFRGSAQAGKSEARSRDARTGLPVFDIYAKSGDALTAIFRAAGIGCVVFDIQDVGVRFYTYISTLFDSLVACARLGYEMIVLDRPNPITGLDCAGPVMQPGYESFIGRAAIPIRHGMTVGELARLFNAAFVPALAGRPARLRVVGMQGWSRDMWYDRTGLIWVPPSPNMPSLETAIVYPGTCLFEGTTLSVGRGTTMPFAYLGGPEVDGAAWVAALRRRALPGCVFRETYFTPGFSRHAGETIMGLELIVTDRQAFAPIPTALTMLSDALRLAGKPFWSDGGRTFDLLAGDGDTRAMLERGVAPERIVAGWQPALDRFRARRSGYLLYS, from the coding sequence ATGCCCGACGCCGCACCCTTGCCGAACCGACGCCGTTTCCTGGCGGGCAGCAGTGCGACCGGACTCGCAACCTTGCTGCCCGGCGCAGCGGAAGCCGCGCAGAAAGGGGTGCTGACCGGCTTCGATCTGGCGCGGCGGCAGGGATTTCCCATGTTGCGGCACGGTCCTTTCGGGCTGATCGCCAATCCGACCAGCGTCGATGCGACGGGTGTGCATATTGCCGATATCCTGCATGAGACGGCGGGCGTGCCGCTCGCGGCGATGTTCGGGCCGGAACACGGTTTCCGGGGCTCGGCGCAGGCGGGGAAATCGGAAGCACGCAGCCGCGATGCGCGAACCGGCCTGCCGGTTTTCGACATCTATGCGAAATCGGGCGATGCCCTGACGGCGATCTTCCGCGCGGCGGGCATCGGTTGTGTCGTGTTCGACATTCAGGATGTGGGCGTGCGTTTCTACACCTATATCTCGACGCTGTTCGACAGCCTCGTTGCCTGCGCGCGGCTGGGTTACGAGATGATCGTCCTCGATCGCCCCAATCCCATCACGGGCCTGGACTGCGCCGGACCGGTCATGCAGCCGGGCTACGAATCCTTCATCGGTCGCGCCGCCATTCCCATCCGGCACGGCATGACGGTGGGCGAACTGGCCCGGTTGTTCAACGCGGCGTTCGTTCCGGCATTGGCAGGCCGTCCGGCACGGTTGCGGGTCGTGGGCATGCAGGGCTGGTCACGCGATATGTGGTATGACCGGACGGGGCTGATCTGGGTTCCCCCCAGCCCGAACATGCCCAGTCTGGAGACGGCGATCGTCTATCCCGGCACATGTCTTTTCGAGGGGACGACGTTATCGGTCGGGCGTGGGACGACCATGCCGTTCGCCTATCTCGGTGGGCCGGAGGTCGACGGGGCGGCATGGGTGGCGGCGCTGCGGCGGCGCGCCCTGCCCGGCTGCGTGTTCCGGGAGACGTATTTCACGCCGGGCTTTTCGCGGCATGCGGGCGAGACGATCATGGGGCTCGAACTGATCGTTACGGATCGGCAGGCTTTCGCGCCGATCCCGACGGCGCTCACCATGCTGTCGGATGCGTTGCGGCTGGCCGGGAAACCGTTCTGGTCGGACGGGGGGCGGACGTTCGACCTTCTGGCCGGCGACGGTGATACGCGTGCGATGCTGGAACGCGGCGTGGCGCCGGAGCGGATCGTGGCGGGATGGCAGCCTGCGCTGGACCGTTTCCGCGCGCGGCGATCGGGCTATCTGCTCTATTCCTGA